The Caldilineales bacterium region CAACTGGACATGGCCTCTGGAGAAGGTGTCGATCAGCCTGGTGACGGCGGTCATTGGCCTGATCGCCCTGGCCATCTTTGTCTGGTGGGAGCGACGCGTCAAACGCCAGGGCAAGGAGCCGCTGTTCGACTTCAGCCTGGGCCGTTTCGCCAGCTTCCGCTACGGTCTGATCACGGTCGCCATCGTCGCTCTTGGCGAGTTCGGGGTCATCTTCGTGCTCTCGCTCTATCTGCAAGGCGTGCTGGGTCTGACCGCGTTTCAGACCGGCCTGGTCTTCCTACCATTCGCCGTCACGACCCTGTTTGCCGCTCCGACCGCGGGTGTGCTCTCAAGTCGTTTTGGCGCCAAGTGGGTGGTCACCAGCGGCATGGTGATCGAGGCTATCGCTGTGTTCTGGCTCAGCCGGCTGTTTGCGGTTGACACGCCGATCGGCTACTTCGTTCCGGTGCTGATCCTCTATGGCGTGGGCGTGGGCCTGGCCATTGCCCAGCTCACCAATGTCGTCTTGAGCGAGGTGCCGCGCGCGAGCCTGGGAGCCGGCTCCGGTGCAAACAACACCATTCGGCAGGTAGGCGCGGCGATTGGCGTGGCGGTCATCGGGGCCGTGCTCACCACCGGCATCACCACCTCGGCCAGAAGTCAACTCGACGCCAACCAGACGATCCCCTCCTTCGTGAAGACGGCCATCGTCCAGCAGATCGAACAGGGCGGCGCGGCCGGCGAGGGACAGTTGAGTCTGGAAGGCGCCCCTCCCGGCATCGAGAAAACCGAAGCCGGCCGGGCGATCGGCCAGATCATCCAGCAGTCGTTTGTCGATGGCGCCCGTGCTGCGGCTGTGATCGCCAGCATCTTCATCCTGCTCGGCGCCACAAGTTCGCTGCTCATACCCAACACGAAGATGCAAGAAATCCGTGAAGTCGCGGCTGCGCCCTGAACCCGCAGCCGCCGCTACTCCACCAGAGGAGGCCATACACTGCTATGTACAAGAAAATCATCGTCCCGCTCGATGGCTCCAAGCTGGCAGAGGGCGTGCTGCCCCACGTGCGCCAGCTGGCGCACTGCCTGGGCTGCCAGATCGTCCTGCTGCAGGTGTTGACCCACAAGTCCTACGATTATCTGATCACAGATCCGGGCCTGGCGGCAAGCCTGCGCAGTTCTGAAGAAGAGGCAGCCTGCAACTACATCGGTCCGCTAATCAAGCAATTGCAACAGGAAGGCCTGGATGTGGCGGCCGATGTCGTCGCGGCCACCGGCACCGTCGCCGATGTCATCATCGCCTTCAGCCACCAGGCGCACGGCGACCTGATCGCCATGTCGACCCATGGCCGCACCGGGCCGGCGCGTTGGATGCTGGGCAGCGTAGCCGATCGCGTCGTGCGCGGGGCAGGCATTCCCGTGCTCTTGATCCACCCGCAGAGCGAACGAGAGCCGGGCGCCTAACCTCTGCCCGCCGCCTCGCCGCGGCCCGGTCAGCGCCATCACGCTTGCACCACAACCTGCTTGCCCACGTATCGCGGCGATTGGATTTCATCCAGCATGAAGCGGGCCAAGTCAGCGCGAGAGATGAAGGCCAGCCCGTCGCGCCGCTGGCGCCGAAAATACAGATTCTGTGAGTCATTTTGATCCTCCAGATGCGCCTGGCGCGTCCCTGCCAACTCCTATGGCAGCATCTGCTTCTGCTGGAAGCGAAAACCCCACGGCTTTTCGACGTTGGCGACAACCAGCGCCCAGACGATCACGCCCGCGCTGGTGACGATAGGGATGAAGTCGCGGCCCGCAGCCGAGGCGGTCAGCAGATCGAACAGGGCGTGCCAGATGGCAACCATCAGCACACTGCCGCCGGCGCCGTTGTAAAGCCAGGTGAACAACACTGCGCCGCACAGCACGCCGATGAGCATTCCTGGAATCAAGATCCAGCCCATGCCCACGTACGTTTCGTGATAGAAGAACGAGGGCACATGCCAGAGGAACCAGAGTGAACCGAGTGTGAGTGTCGCTTTCGAGGCGCTCATGGTTTTTTGAAGCCGCGGCAGGGCAAAGCCACGCCAGCCAATCTCCTCGCCGAAGCCGAAGGTGAGCAGCCACAGCGGCAGCACAGCCCAGCCGAGATAGGGCAGGTAGTTGGCCTGGCCGAGCAGGCGCAGGTCGGGCCACGTCCCCTGGATCAGGCGCATCGCCAGGCCCGCCAGGATGAACAATGCCACCGGCGACAGGATCGCGAATGCGGCGTAAACCGGTTTCACCCGCCACCGGATGATCCGTCCCCACAGCTCGGCCAGGCCGGCTCGACCGGCGGTCAGCGCAGTCACGATGAGCGCTGCCAGCGCAGGGCCGAACGAAGCAAGGTAATGGATCGCGTAGGGGATGGCCGCATCTGTCCAGCCTTGCCGCACGAAGACGAGTGGGATGTAAATGGCCCAGGAGAAGGCGATCGCAAGCACAAAGTAAAAAACGATGGCGTGCCGTTTAGTCCAGGATGAGAGATGGATTGTCATCGGTCTCCTCTCATGCACTTGTTTCATCTTACGCTCCTCAAAAGCTTCACGCCGCGCGTTCGCGCAGCAGATCCTTCCCGCCGACGTCAAAGCCGAATGAGAGTTTCAGCGCGTCCTTGGCGCAGACGGTGACGCAGGTCTGGCACAGGCTGCACTCGGTCGAGAGCACGCGCTGGCCGGCCTGGATGTACTCGGGGATGCGGATGTCCATCGGGCACATCTTGACGCAGGCGCCGCAGTCGTTGCACTTGGCCGCGTCGCCGCCGATCTTCAGCAGCGAGAAGCGGCTCGTCAGCTTGAGCGGCACGCTCACCGGGCAGACGTACTTGCAAAAGGCGCGGTTATCCTTGAGCGCGTAGGCCAGGCCGATGCCGATGGCGTAGTAGGCCAGGTTGCCGACGATGAACCAGGTCACGGCAGTCGCCCCCGCCGCGCCGTTGCGAAAGCCCACGAGGTAGACCAGCGCCAGCACGAGCGCCAGGCTCAGCCCGAAGTGCAGATAGCGCAGCCAGCCCCACTTGCCATTCAAGCGGCCGGCCGGCCGCTTGAATGGCAGCAGATCGAGCACCATCACCGTCCAGCACGCCCAGCCGCACCACAGCCGGCCGAAGAGCAGCGGGCCAAAGATTTTGGCAATCAGGTAGTGGAAGACGCCCATCTGCACGACGCCGGTCAGCAAGCCGAAAATGAAGCCTTCGAGCTGAGAGTTCTCGTGGCCGATCAAGATGGCGAAGCCGATCAGGAACGCGCCAACCAGGAAGAGGGTGAGGCGGCGACCGATAGGTTTTTGTTTTTTGGGTAAGGTGGCGTAAAGACCGAGACCGATGCCCAGCGACGTGCCGATGTAACCGAACATAATCAGCGGTCGGATGTAACCCGAAGCGATGTAGCCCCAAATGGCGATGCCCCAAAATGCCAGCATGACCACTACAGGGACGACCAGGTTTTTGAAGGTGAGATTTCCTTTGATGGTATTGGCTTTCATTGTGCCTCCTTGCGGCAAACATTTCATTGTCCATTGTAGGAAAAATGTATTTCCCCGCCATCGTCCCTTCAGGCATTTCACACCGCCCGTTCGGACATTGTCCGATCGGACAATGTACACGCCAATCATCGTGGCTATAATAAGCGTGGAGATATTATGGCTGTCAACAAACCGCAAGCGAACGCGCTCGAAGAACCCGTTCACCAGATTCGCCCGCTGTATTGGGTCTTGATGGTCGCCATCGCCATCCTCTACTATTGGGCGCTTGTGGACGTTCCCTCTCTGCGCGATCCCATTCACCTGATCCCGTTCACCGCGCTCATGTTGATCCATGCGCTTTTGCATTGGGCGGGACCCGCCATCTCAAGCCGCCGCGCCTGGCTCATCCCCTACTTCGTCATGCAGGGTGCGTTGATCTTCAGCATCATCGTTCTTGCGCCTGCGCACGGCTTCATCTATGGGTTGTACTGGGCGATGGCGGGCGAAGCGGCGATGATCCTCACCGACCTGCGCGCCGCCAGCCTCACCATCGCGGGTTACATGGCGCTCTCGGCGGTCAACTTCGGAATGCAACTCGGCTGGGACATGCTCCCTGCGCTGATCGCCTACATCGCGCCGATGATATTCTTCATTCTCGTCTATGCGCTGATGTTCCAACGGCAGGCGAAAGCGCGCCAACAGACCCAGTCGCTTCTCGCGGACCTCGAAGCGGCTCACCGCCAACTGGCAGAATACGCCGTTCAGGTGGAATCTCTCACGCTGACAACCGAGCGCGAACGAATGGCGCGCGAACTCCACGACACGCTGGCGCAGGGACTGGCGGGCTTGATCCTGCAACTCGAAGCAGTGGACTCGCACCTTTCGCGCCATCAAAACGAACGCGCGCAAGCGATCATCACCCAAGCCATGTCCCGCGCCCGCGCCACCCTCGCCGATGCGCGTCACGCCATCGACGACCTGCGCGATAGTCGTTCGCTTATCGACGTTGAATCAGCCGTCCGTGTCGAAGCCGAACGCTTCACCTCCGCGACGGGAATCCCCTGCGACCTCGATCTCGAAATCACCTCCGCCATTCCCGAGCCTTTGGCGGAGCACGTCCTGAAAATCGTCTCGGAAGGACTGACCAACATCGCCCGCCATGCCCGCGCCAAACACGCCAGCCTGAAACTCGACGCGCACAACGGCCTGCTCGAAATGGAAATCAAGGATGATGGCTCTGGCTTCGACGCCAATCTCAGCGGCAAGAGCGGTCACTATGGACTGATCGGCATGGGCGAACGGGCGCGTCTCGCAGGCGGCGCTCTGGAGATTCAAAGCAAACCAACTCAAGGCACAACGCTGAAACTCAGGCTGCCGCTGAAATAACAGTACCGCAACATTCATGTTGCACCCGAAGCGCAAGCTCCATCTTGCGGTACTCCCGTGTCGAAAGGAATCCAAATGATCCGCGTACTGATTGCAGACGATCACGAAGTAGTCCGTGATGGACTAAGACTCATCCTCGAAACCGAAGAGGATTTTGAAGTCGTTGGCGAGGCGGGTGACGGGGCGGATGCCGTTCGAATGACAGAAGAACTCCAACCTGATGTCATCCTCATGGATTTGCGTATGCCTGGCATGGACGGTTTGCAGGCCATCGAGAAAATTCACTCCAAGTGGCCCCCAATTGCGGTTGTGATTCTTACAACCTACAACGAAGATGATTTGATGGCTCGGGGATTGCGCGCGGGGGCGCGCGGCTATCTGCTCAAAGATACGAATCGCCAGACGTTGTTTGATTCACTGCGCGCGGCGGCAAAGGGCGAAGCACTCTTCCTCCCCGAAGTCATTGCGCGGGTGCTGCTCCAGCCGTCGGCTGAAAAGCGAAGCGGGGACTTCACCCTGACTGAACGCGAACTGGAAGTGCTGCGAGCGGCGTCACGCGGGGAACGTTCCAAGGAGATCGCGCTTCATCTTGGCATTTCCGAGCGGACGGTGAAAGCGCACCTGGATAGCGTCTATAACAAACTGGGAGTCGACTCCCGCGCCGCGGCCGTGGCGACGGCAATTCAACGAGGGTTGCTGACGAAATAAGAAAAAACCAGGTGTCTTCGAGACACCTGGCTGCTCATTTCAGGGTGCTGCCTTGCTGGCGAACTTTTCCATATCCGCTTGACAATTTGATATGATCGGCCTATTACTACAACCGTACTTAACACAAAGACACAAAGAGCACGAAGAAAACACCAAGCGGTGATGTTTATCGCCGTCTTTGTGTCATCTTTGTGGTTTTTGAGCCGATGAGGAATCCGCTGTCGTCCATGCCAAGGCCAATTGGCACGGCCATCGTCACATCAAAAGCGGAACTCATGTTTTCCGAGTGATTTGAGTCCATAAGTCGATCTATGTCCACGCCAATTCTAGCCACCAAACTGTACCTCCCCCCACCCCGGCCCGGCGCCGTCCTGCGCCCGCGCCTGATCGAGCGGCTGGATGCCGGCCTCGCTGCCGGCCACAAGCTGACGCTCGTCTCGGCGCCGGCCGGCTTTGGCAAGACGACGCTGGTCAGTGAATGGGTGGGCAGAGCGGGCGGGGCGACCCCGCCCCTACCGGCGGGCGGGGCGACCCCGCCCCTACCGGCGGGCGGGGCGACCCCGCCCCTACCGGTCGCCTGGTTGTCGTTGGACGCCGGGGATAACGACCTCGCTCGCTTTCTGACGTACTTGATCGCCGCGCTGCAGACGGTGGGGGCGGAGATTGGCGCCGGGGTTTTGCCCGCGTTGCAAGCGCCGCAGCCACCGCCCATCGAGCCGCTCTTGACCACACTCCTGAACGAACTCGTGGCCGTGCGCCAGGAATTCATCCTCGTCCTGGACGACTACCACCTGGTCGAGGCTCAAGCTGTCGATCAGGTGCTCGCCTTCTTGCTCGAGCACCTGCCGCCGCAGATGCACGTGGTGATCGCCACCCGCGAGGATCCCAATCTGCCGCTGGCCCGGCTGCGCGCCCGCGGGCAATTGACCGAGCTGCGCGCCGCCGACCTGCGTTTCACCCCCGCCGAAGCCGCCGAATTTCTCAATCGGGCGATGGGCCTCGACCTCTCGGCCCAGGAAATTGCTGCGCTGGAAACCCGCACCGAAGGCTGGATTGCCGGCCTGCAGCTGGCCGCGCTCTCCATGCAGGGGCACCCGGATGCCGCCAGCTTCATCGAGTCGTTCACCGGCAGCCACCATTTCGTGCTGGACTACCTGGTTGAAGAAGTCCTGGCCAAGCAGCCCGCCAGCGTGCAGACGTTCCTGCTGCGCACTTCGATCCTCGAGCGCCTGTGCGGCCCACTGTGCGACGCGGTGATGGACGACAGGCGACAGACGACAGACGAAGGACAGATGGCCGGGGATGCTTCGGTTTCGTCATCCGTCCTTCGTCCTTCGTCGCTGGTCTTGGAATACCTCGAACACGCCAACCTGTTCGTCATCCCCCTGGACAACGAGCGGCGCTGGTACCGCTACCACCATCTCTTTGCCGAACTGTTGCGCCAGCGTTTGAGTCAAAAGCTGCAACCCGCCGCCAT contains the following coding sequences:
- a CDS encoding MFS transporter, encoding MSEAISPAAPAVNRPTRRQWLTLLVLSLGLAIVIIDGTIVNVAIPSIRAEFNATLQQLEWVNSIYALVYAALIVTWGRIGDQIGRKLIFIIGVAAFVAGSLMAGAAPSIGFLILARVVQGLGAAMTSPSTLSIVSATFTGRARGIAFGVWGAVAGASAALGPLLGGWLTTNATWRWAFYINLPIGIIAVAGAFLLIQESRDAGKRLTFDIPGILLTALGVGAITFALIEGQTYGWLQPKRPFALGNWTWPLEKVSISLVTAVIGLIALAIFVWWERRVKRQGKEPLFDFSLGRFASFRYGLITVAIVALGEFGVIFVLSLYLQGVLGLTAFQTGLVFLPFAVTTLFAAPTAGVLSSRFGAKWVVTSGMVIEAIAVFWLSRLFAVDTPIGYFVPVLILYGVGVGLAIAQLTNVVLSEVPRASLGAGSGANNTIRQVGAAIGVAVIGAVLTTGITTSARSQLDANQTIPSFVKTAIVQQIEQGGAAGEGQLSLEGAPPGIEKTEAGRAIGQIIQQSFVDGARAAAVIASIFILLGATSSLLIPNTKMQEIREVAAAP
- a CDS encoding universal stress protein; the encoded protein is MYKKIIVPLDGSKLAEGVLPHVRQLAHCLGCQIVLLQVLTHKSYDYLITDPGLAASLRSSEEEAACNYIGPLIKQLQQEGLDVAADVVAATGTVADVIIAFSHQAHGDLIAMSTHGRTGPARWMLGSVADRVVRGAGIPVLLIHPQSEREPGA
- a CDS encoding CPBP family intramembrane metalloprotease, producing MTIHLSSWTKRHAIVFYFVLAIAFSWAIYIPLVFVRQGWTDAAIPYAIHYLASFGPALAALIVTALTAGRAGLAELWGRIIRWRVKPVYAAFAILSPVALFILAGLAMRLIQGTWPDLRLLGQANYLPYLGWAVLPLWLLTFGFGEEIGWRGFALPRLQKTMSASKATLTLGSLWFLWHVPSFFYHETYVGMGWILIPGMLIGVLCGAVLFTWLYNGAGGSVLMVAIWHALFDLLTASAAGRDFIPIVTSAGVIVWALVVANVEKPWGFRFQQKQMLP
- a CDS encoding 4Fe-4S binding protein — protein: MKANTIKGNLTFKNLVVPVVVMLAFWGIAIWGYIASGYIRPLIMFGYIGTSLGIGLGLYATLPKKQKPIGRRLTLFLVGAFLIGFAILIGHENSQLEGFIFGLLTGVVQMGVFHYLIAKIFGPLLFGRLWCGWACWTVMVLDLLPFKRPAGRLNGKWGWLRYLHFGLSLALVLALVYLVGFRNGAAGATAVTWFIVGNLAYYAIGIGLAYALKDNRAFCKYVCPVSVPLKLTSRFSLLKIGGDAAKCNDCGACVKMCPMDIRIPEYIQAGQRVLSTECSLCQTCVTVCAKDALKLSFGFDVGGKDLLRERAA
- a CDS encoding sensor histidine kinase; amino-acid sequence: MAVNKPQANALEEPVHQIRPLYWVLMVAIAILYYWALVDVPSLRDPIHLIPFTALMLIHALLHWAGPAISSRRAWLIPYFVMQGALIFSIIVLAPAHGFIYGLYWAMAGEAAMILTDLRAASLTIAGYMALSAVNFGMQLGWDMLPALIAYIAPMIFFILVYALMFQRQAKARQQTQSLLADLEAAHRQLAEYAVQVESLTLTTERERMARELHDTLAQGLAGLILQLEAVDSHLSRHQNERAQAIITQAMSRARATLADARHAIDDLRDSRSLIDVESAVRVEAERFTSATGIPCDLDLEITSAIPEPLAEHVLKIVSEGLTNIARHARAKHASLKLDAHNGLLEMEIKDDGSGFDANLSGKSGHYGLIGMGERARLAGGALEIQSKPTQGTTLKLRLPLK
- a CDS encoding response regulator transcription factor; translation: MIRVLIADDHEVVRDGLRLILETEEDFEVVGEAGDGADAVRMTEELQPDVILMDLRMPGMDGLQAIEKIHSKWPPIAVVILTTYNEDDLMARGLRAGARGYLLKDTNRQTLFDSLRAAAKGEALFLPEVIARVLLQPSAEKRSGDFTLTERELEVLRAASRGERSKEIALHLGISERTVKAHLDSVYNKLGVDSRAAAVATAIQRGLLTK